In Perca flavescens isolate YP-PL-M2 chromosome 7, PFLA_1.0, whole genome shotgun sequence, the following proteins share a genomic window:
- the LOC114559305 gene encoding tumor necrosis factor receptor superfamily member 14-like: protein MKCKDVIEHVVLFTICKLNWIICTGTALRDTECSDCRDGTFSDGTLLTSCQPHTQCPSLDLQLIKPGTASTDAECGEQSSGAVIGVVVGGLVTCLVGLGIALFLVWRLKKKKDTGGEGNADNPQQNSINSKHPHEEEEEEEEEEEEEEEEELQGGSVKIEHRDSSLDTVEESSRFNGC from the exons ATGAAATGTAAAGATGTCATAGAACACGTTGTTCTCTTCACAATATGTAAACTGAACTGGATCATTTGTACAGGAACAGCATTAAGGGACACTGAGTGCTCTGACTGCAGAGATGGAACATTTTCTGATGGGACATTATTGACATCGtgtcagccacacacaca ATGTCCATCATTGGATCTTCAGCTGATAAAACCAGGAACTGCTTCAACAGATGCTGAATGTGGAGAACAAAGTTCAGGAGCTGTGATCGGCGTCGTTGTGGGGGGGCTTGTGACCTGTTTAGTCGGACTCGGaatagctctgtttttggtgtggcgtctcaaaaagaagaaagacacaG GAGGGGAAGGAAATGCAGACAATCCCCAACAG AACTCCATAAACAGTAAACATCcacatgaagaagaagaagaagaagaagaagaagaagaagaagaagaagaagaagagctgcAG GGTGGGAGTGTGAAAATTGAACACAGAGACAGTTCATTGGACACTGTAGAGGAAAGTTCCAGGTTCAATGGATGCTGA